The Nitrosospira multiformis ATCC 25196 region GACAGGATCGCGGCTGCCGAAGCGGCTGGCGTTAAGTCTGTTCCGGCGCTGGTAATCAACGGAGCACCTTTCCACATCAATTTTGGCGCTCCCATGTCGGCGTTGAAGTCCTAATCGAGAAGACGGCGGGCGCCCTGCCCGCCCACAAACCGCCCCCGCATACCCGCCGGGTAACCCAGGGAGTAATATCTGCCACTCCCGTGACTGTCCCGATCTGATTCGGATCCTAGCGCGTTACAATCAGTTCATCAAACAACCGGTCCGTTTCGCGTGGCCTTCCGCTTCCGTACGTACCCTGAGAGTGGCGGTAACAGAGCCTCATCTTGTTCTGACTTGGATGCTGCTCCTGATATGAACACGACAAGCACTGAATCTCCTCTATACTTCCAAATATTACAACAGCTCTCAGGAGAAGCTCATGGAGCTCATATTGTGGCGTCATGCCGAGGCTGAGGAGGGCGTTCCCGATAGTGCGCGGGAACTTACCGATAAAGGGCGAAAACAGGCTGACCTCGTTGCCGCCTGGCTCAAGCCGAGGTTGCCAAAGAACACACGCATCATCGTCAGCCCAACCCAGCGTACCCAGCAGACGGCTTCCGCACTCAGCAAGGATTTCGAGACGGTCGGGGAAATCGGTCCCGGTGTTTCCCCGAAGGCGGTTCTGAAGGCAGCAGGATGGCCTGATGCGAAAGGCGCGGTACTCGTGGTAGGTCATCAGCCTACGCTCGGAGAAGTCGCCGCTTTGCTCATGTCAGGTGATCCGGGGCAATGGACCATCCGGAAAGGTGCGATATGGTGGTTCGCGCAGAAAAAAGGAAACCATAATCTCGGGGAGTTACTGCTTCAAGCCGTCGTTTCTCCCGACACGCTGCGAGCAGGAGATTGATAAGCGCCGTCTTCGCAAGATTTCGGTGTCCTACTCGGTACCGGTTTGGCCTTATCAATTACGCCGTACTGCTCCGATGGAATTCCAGCGATCCCAAGCGCCATAATGGCTCCTGATCGGGCCGACCGGCAGTGCGAGCAGAATCAGCAATACGCCCGCCGTGACGTTGGCTACCGCTCCCAGTCCGGTGTAACCGGTCAACAGAAGGGGGGCGGGAATCAACCAGGCGCCGAATATGATGTTGGCCAAACGCAGCGGACGACCCACTTCGCTCAGGGCCATGAATCAGGTTCTGCAGCTCTCGTAACTATCAGTCGCCGGCTCGGCGATCAGGAGCGTGGTTGCTTCGGGCAGTTGCGAGCGCTACTCCACCGGCGCCCACTGTGAAGGACAGGGGCGGAACATAGCAACGCTCAATGCGCCTGGAATTCAGGGAGCGGTGAGGCATTGAAGGAGGATGCAATTGTCTGGCTCTTGTTTATTTCACCCTGCCCGAATCCATGCCCGAAGACTGGATTGTTGTATAAGGCGTTTGCTCATACGGCGTGTCGGGAGTGTCCGTCGGCTGCTTCGTGCGGGAAGACTCGGTATAAGTCTTCGTTCCATAGTAGGAATTGATTGTATTCTGCCAGGAGGTGTCCGCCATGTCGGGCCAGTCGTCCTTATCGAATCCCGGCGCGGAGTCGAGGCGTTCCTTATCCACATCGAGGATGAAGCGCTTGTTCTCTGTATCGAGCGTCAGAGCGCCCCAGGGCACGGCAAAGAGCTTGTCTCCCATTCCCATCAATCCCCCGAAGGACAATACCGCGTAGGCGATTTTGCCGTTGTTCATATCGAGCATGATTTCCTTGATATCCCCAAGGTCTTCGTCCCTGGTGTTATATACATCCTCGCCAATAAGAGTGTCGGCGCCCATCAGACGGGGACCAGGTCCCTTGCCTTCCTTGCCGTAGTTTTTGTACATGCCGTAGGTGTCACGATCTGTGTAGGCCATGGTTCTCTCCTATAATTAATCCAATTTCATGATTTGCAGGAATCGTAATACGGAGAACGATTCCGCAAATAATAAGGAAGAGAGCAGTTCCGGTCGGTGCGATAGCCAACAAAAAGAGACAGCCCAAAAGAGGAAGGGGGGGAGAGGAGCAGGATGTCGTCAAAACTGCTTTTGCCATCAGCATGTGCAGGTCGTGTAAAATGTCCATAGGCCTGTTTCCTATCAATTACAAATGCGGTACCACGCCTGTCGGAAGATAGTAAACGCGCAATATCGACTCCTGGCCTCCTTGCCAAAGGCCGAAACAAGAAACTTGTGGTTTTGCCAGCCGCGAAGTATTTATCCTTTCTTTCCGCTGCTTGCCCGAGGCGAGGGCTGAGTCAACGTTAATCAACATGACGAATCAACAGATGCCATCGGGACATTCTCTCGAGCGCCAGCCTCTAAGTCTGCTGTGCCTGGCCGCGCTGGGAGTGGTTTACGGGGATATCGGAACAAGTCCGTTATATGTCATGAAGACGGTTTTCGACCCCATCCATGGACTTGCTGTCACCGAGAGCAACGTGATCGGCATCATTTCGCTCATTTTCTGGACGATCATGATCGTGGTGTCGCTCAAATACGTAACGTTGATCCTGCGGGCCGACAATCACGGTGAAGGTGGGATCATGGCGCTGCTATCGCTGGCCAGTTCATCCGTCACAGACCGTCCGCGCTTGCACAACATTCTGTTTCTCATCGGCGCATTCGGGGCAGCACTGTTTTTTGGCGACGGTGTTATCACGCCTGCCATTTCGGTATTGAGCGCAGTCGAGGGTCTTGAAGTTGCAACACCGTTGCTCCAGCCTTATGTGCTACCCATCACCGTGGTTGTGCTGATCGCGCTTTTCATGTTGCAACAGCGAGGAACGGGGGGAATTGGCGCCTTGTTCGGACCTGTCATGGTGATATGGTTCGTCAGCCTCGGACTTGTGGGTTTGATCAATATTGCGGGCGCACCCCAGATCGTCGCCGCATTCAATCCCATGTATGCCTTTGCCTTTTGTATCAGTAATGGCTGGCTGGCATTTATTGCCCTGGGTGCGGTGGTGCTGGCAGTGACAGGCGGGGAGGCGCTTTATGCGGATATGGGACACTTCGGGGCGAAGCCGATCCGGTTGGCGTGGTATGGAGGAGTCCTTCCCGCCCTGACTTTGAATTATCTGGGACAAGGCGCGCTGCTGCTCGCCAATCCAGCCGCGATTTCCAATCCTTTCTTTCTGCTGTTTCCTTCCTGGGCGCTTTATGGTGCGGTAGGGCTGGCGACTGCCGCCACCGTGATCGCCTCGCAATCTGTCATCTCCGGCGTTTTCTCGGTGACCCGGCAAGCTATTCAATTGGGCTTCCTGCCGCGCATGCAGATCCGGCACACCTCTGAACGTAAAATCGGGCAGATATACATCCCGTTTGTCAACTGGACTTTGCTGTCGGTTGTTCTCATGGCGGTACTGGGATTCGGTTCATCCTCCAATCTTGCCTCGGCATATGGCGTAGCGGTCACGACCACGATGGTTATCGAAACCACACTCACTTTTTTCGTGCTCCGCTATGTCTGGAATTATCCATTCCTCCTGGGCATCCTGGTAACTGCATTTTTCCTGGCGATCGACAGCGCATTCTTCTCCGCCACCATACTGAAAGTTGCCCAGGGGGGCTGGTTCCCGCTCGTAATCGGGTCCGTCATTTTTTTCATCATGATCACCTGGAGTCGTGGACGACAAATGCTGGTCGATCACCTGCGCTCCGTTGCCATACCGCTCCAGTCCTTCCTCGAATCGCTTATTGCGCATCCCCCCACGCGGGTCGCGGGGACCTCGGTTTTCTTGACGGCCAATCCTGACGGTGTACCCCACGCCCTGTTGCATAATCTTGCCCATAATCAGGTCCTGCACGAGCGTGTGGTTTTCCTCACGGTGACATACCAGGAAACTCCCTGGGTGCCGGTAGAACAGCGCATCTCGATAAAGCCACTTATGGAAAACTGTTACCAGATCACGGTGCGGTACGGCTTCAAGGATGAAGCGAATCTGCCGTACGCACTCGAATTGTGTGAACCGCATGGCCTCGTGTTCGAACCCTTGAGGACCTCCTACTTCCTGAGTCGCGAGATCGTGGTACCCAGTCCGGGTACGGGCATGTCCCTGTGGCGTGAGCGCCTGTTCGCGGCCATGGTGCGCAACGCCAGCAACGCCGCGGAATACTTCAAACTGCCGGCAAACCGTGTACTTGAACTAGGGGCGAGAGTAGAGATTTAGAGAGACTGTTCCTCCGCTTCGGGTACCTCCGCCTCCTCGAGCGACGGTAACTGCCACTTCCTCTCAAAACCCGCTCCGGCGGGTTTTTGTTTAACCCGCTCGACATTTCTAACAAATCGACGGACCACGCAAAAGGTAAAACTTGGCATTTTTAGTATCCCTTATCCATTTATCCGTAAAACCCCATGTGAGTTAGATTGCCAGCTTGAGGAATTTTAGCGTGACCATTGAAGCATCAGCCTTGAGTGATGGATACAGAGATCCACAATCCCCATATCCCTGGCGGGCGTCCGCCCTCCCGACCGGCTATCGCCGCTCTCACTTTCGTGATTTTTATGTCGCTTACCCTAGCGAGCTGGTCTGTCGTACAGGATCTGCAGGAACGGCATGAAAATACTCGATTTGATAAGCGGGTAGCAGAAGTCATTCACAAGATCGAGCATCACTTTTCAGGGTATGAACAGGTGTTGAAAGGGGCGCTGGGACACCTGCTTGCCTCCCCCTCCGTTTCCCGGAACGAATGGCGCACATATGTGAATGCACTGCGAATAAACGACCGGTATCCGGGCATTCACGGTATCGGTTTCGCCAAATATATCCCGCGGTCAGGGCTTGCCGCCCATACTGAAGAAGTACGCGCGGAAGGTTTTCCGTCCTACAAAGTCTGGCCTGGAACCCCGCGCCAGGAGTATACCTCCATCATATATCTCGAACCCTTTACGGGATCAAATCTGCGTGCGTTCGGATATGACATGTTTTCAAATGCTGTTCGACGCGCCGCCATGTCCCGTGCGCGCGATACGGGAGAAGTCGCGCTTACCCGCAAAGTGAAGCTCGTGCAGGAAACCGGTGAGGATATTCAGGCAGGCGTCCTTATGTATCTCCCCTACTATGGTGCTGCAAATCTGCCGAAAACGGTGGAAGAAAGGCGCGCATCATTGGGTGGCTATGTATATGCTCCGTTCAGAATGGTTGACTTCGTACGCGCCACCCTTGGGAGCGAACTTGATATCCTCGATCTGAGAATTTTCGATGGAAAAGCAATGGCAGAGGATTCTCTTCTTTTCGACAGCGTAAAACATCGATCTGGGCCGTCGCCCGTACCTAAATTTAAACGGGTCATACCTATATCCTTATATGGTCAAACATGGGCGCTCGAAGCATCCTCCCGTCCTGCATTTGAAAAAGCAATAAAGAATTACGAGGCACTCCTCGTTCTGCTGGGCGGATTCGTGGTCAGCATGTTGACTGCCATGGTTTCCTTTGTCCTTTCGGGGAACAAAGAGAAGGCTGCGGCACTGGGACATGTAAATAAAAAACTGCTGTTGGCCATGGAGGAGCAGCAGGCAACAACACGCGAGCTTTCAAATGCGAAGCTTCGCACAGAGAGGATTTTGGAAAGTATTACTGACGCGTTTTATACCCTGGATCGGGAATGGCGTTTCACCTATGTGAATAAGGAAGCCGAGAATCTGCTACAGCGTAATCGCGAGGATCTTCTGGGAAGGGTGTGCTGGGAAGAATTCAAAGAGACAGCAGGAACAACCTTTGATCGCGAATACCATCGGGCACTCATGGAAAACAGGACAGTGACGTTTGAGGAATTCTACGTTCCACTGGATGAATGGTTCGAGGTACATGCTTATCCATCTGAAGAAGGCTTGACTGTTTATTTCCGCGATATTACCGAACGCAAGGAGTCTGAGCAGGCGCGGCAGGAAGCCCACGTTCGTATCCGCCAGCAAGCTTCCCTTCTCGACAAGGCAACGGATGCGATCATTGTTTTCGGAATGGATAATTGTATTGAATTCTGGAACCAAGGCGCGGAACGGCTCTATGGATGGACGTCCGAAGAGGTGATGGGAAGAGAGGTTGAGATGTTATATGACAATGTTGCCGTTTTCGATGAAGCAAACCGGGCGCTGCTCAGTTCCGGCGAATGGAGAGGAGAACTTGCGCAGCGACGCAGGGACCAGAGTATGCTGAACGTGGAGGCCCATTGGACGCTGGTCAGAAATGACGACGGAGAGCCTCAGGCTATCTTCGCGATCAATACAGATATTACCCAGCGCAAGAGCGCCGAGAACGAAATCCTGCATCTCGCCTTATACGATTCTTTGACGGGTTTGCCCAATAGGCGGCTCTTGCTGGATCGCCTCGGGCATGCATTAGCGGTGAGTGCTCGCAATCAGCGCATGGGCGCGTTACTGTTTATCGACCTCGATAACTTCAAGCTGCTGAATGATACGCTGGGGCATGACATGGGTGACCTGCTGCTTCGGCAGGTCGCGCCGCGCCTGTCCTCTTGCGTACGCGAAAGCGATACGGTAGCTCGCTTGGGCGGAGATGAGTTTGTGGTGATATTGATGGGTGACTTTGGCGAAGATCATGATGAGGCTCTTACCCAGATAAGCACCATTTGCGAAAGGATACGCAGCGCCTTCATTCAGCCGTTTAATCTCGATCCATACATCCATCACATTACACCCAGCATCGGTATTGCACTGTTTAACGATCAGTCCCAAACAACAAACGAACTCCTGAAGCGGGCAGACCTCGCTATGTATCAGGCAAAAGCATCGGGCCGCAATGCCATGCGTTTTTTCGATCCGGACATGCAAGCAGCAATGAATGCCCGAGCCATTCTCGAGTCGGAGTTATACAAAAGCTGGGAGAGAAACGAGTTCATTCTCCATTATCAGCTGCAGGTGGACAGCCGGGGGATTATCGGTGCTGAAGCGCTGGTGCGATGGCAGCACCCGCGCCGGGGTCTTTTGCCCCCCTCCGAATTCATTCCACAGGCAGAGGAAACCGGTCTGATTCTTCCTTTGGGCGAGTGGGTGCTGGAAACCGCATGCAACCAACTGGCAAGCTGGGCACTTCAACCGGAGACAGTACAGCTCAATCTCTCTGTGAATGTCAGTTCCCTCCAGTTTTGCCAGCCCGATTTTGTCGAGCAAGTAATTTCAATACTCGACCGCACAGGCGCCAATCCACAAAGACTCAAGCTTGAGCTTACCGAAAGCATTCTGGTCCATGATATGGACGATACCATTGCAAAAATGATGACACTCAAAGCCCGAGGGGTGGGCTTTGCGCTGGATGACTTTGGCATCGGCTATTCCTCACTCTACTATCTGAAACGTCTGCCGCTGGATTGGGTAAAAATTGATCGGTCATTTGTGAGAGACGTGCTGACCGATAATAATGATGCAACGATCGTTCGAACGATCCTGCTCCTTGCTAAAAGCATGGGGTTGGCGGTAATTGCCGAAGGAGTGGAAACCGGAGCACAAAAAGATTTTCTTGCTAGCCACGGTTGTACTGCTTATCAGGGGTACCTGTTCAGCCGGCCTCTGCCTTTAGAGCAGTTTGAGCGGTTTGTGCAGCCGGCTGCGGGAGGGGCTGTGTAAGTTAGAAAGCTGGTTAAGTTAGAATCCAGGGATCGGTGAACCGATACCCGGGGTTTGAACACGCACAACCAGCAGAATTACCAGCAGAACTACCTGAGTCAGGAGAGATCTTCTGGCCGATATGATGAGACTCAAAAATTAGCGGGAGGAATACATGGAATGCTTCGTCCCTTCGGCCGCTGGATAACAGGATGAAACTCTTCCATACCTCCGACTGGCACATCGGCCGGACCCTATATGGCAGAAAGCGGTACGAGGAATTCGAGGCATTTCTGACGTGGCTGGCAGAAACGATTCAGAGGAACGAAATCGATGTCCTCCTGGTAGCCGGTGATATCTTTGATACCAGTGCTCCAAGCAATCGTGCCCAGGAGCTCTACTACCGCTTTCTCTGGAAGATAGCAGCTTCACCCTGCCGCCATGTGGTCATCGTCGCGGGTAATCACGATTCCCCTTCATTTCTGAATGCACCCAGGGCGCTGCTCAAAGCCCTTGATGTCCATGTGATCGGTAGCCCCTCAGCATCCCTTGAAGATGAAGTACTGGTACTCCGAAATGAGCAAGGGGTGCCCGAGCTAATTGTTTGCGCCGTGCCGTATCTTCGTGACAAAGACATCCGCGTGGCGGAAGCCGGCGAGAGTGTCGAGGATAAGGAACGGAAGCTGCTCGTCGGTATTCGCGATCACTACGCTGCCATAGCCGCCCTGGCTGAACAGAAGCGTGTGGAACTCGGGGTGGATATTCCCATCGTTGCCACGGGCCACCTTTTCGCCGCCGGAGGGCAAACTATCGAGGGTGACGGCGTGCGGGACCTGTATGTCGGTTCGCTGGCTCAGGTGAGTGCGGGGATTTTTCCTGA contains the following coding sequences:
- a CDS encoding EAL domain-containing protein; amino-acid sequence: MDTEIHNPHIPGGRPPSRPAIAALTFVIFMSLTLASWSVVQDLQERHENTRFDKRVAEVIHKIEHHFSGYEQVLKGALGHLLASPSVSRNEWRTYVNALRINDRYPGIHGIGFAKYIPRSGLAAHTEEVRAEGFPSYKVWPGTPRQEYTSIIYLEPFTGSNLRAFGYDMFSNAVRRAAMSRARDTGEVALTRKVKLVQETGEDIQAGVLMYLPYYGAANLPKTVEERRASLGGYVYAPFRMVDFVRATLGSELDILDLRIFDGKAMAEDSLLFDSVKHRSGPSPVPKFKRVIPISLYGQTWALEASSRPAFEKAIKNYEALLVLLGGFVVSMLTAMVSFVLSGNKEKAAALGHVNKKLLLAMEEQQATTRELSNAKLRTERILESITDAFYTLDREWRFTYVNKEAENLLQRNREDLLGRVCWEEFKETAGTTFDREYHRALMENRTVTFEEFYVPLDEWFEVHAYPSEEGLTVYFRDITERKESEQARQEAHVRIRQQASLLDKATDAIIVFGMDNCIEFWNQGAERLYGWTSEEVMGREVEMLYDNVAVFDEANRALLSSGEWRGELAQRRRDQSMLNVEAHWTLVRNDDGEPQAIFAINTDITQRKSAENEILHLALYDSLTGLPNRRLLLDRLGHALAVSARNQRMGALLFIDLDNFKLLNDTLGHDMGDLLLRQVAPRLSSCVRESDTVARLGGDEFVVILMGDFGEDHDEALTQISTICERIRSAFIQPFNLDPYIHHITPSIGIALFNDQSQTTNELLKRADLAMYQAKASGRNAMRFFDPDMQAAMNARAILESELYKSWERNEFILHYQLQVDSRGIIGAEALVRWQHPRRGLLPPSEFIPQAEETGLILPLGEWVLETACNQLASWALQPETVQLNLSVNVSSLQFCQPDFVEQVISILDRTGANPQRLKLELTESILVHDMDDTIAKMMTLKARGVGFALDDFGIGYSSLYYLKRLPLDWVKIDRSFVRDVLTDNNDATIVRTILLLAKSMGLAVIAEGVETGAQKDFLASHGCTAYQGYLFSRPLPLEQFERFVQPAAGGAV
- the sixA gene encoding phosphohistidine phosphatase SixA; this translates as MELILWRHAEAEEGVPDSARELTDKGRKQADLVAAWLKPRLPKNTRIIVSPTQRTQQTASALSKDFETVGEIGPGVSPKAVLKAAGWPDAKGAVLVVGHQPTLGEVAALLMSGDPGQWTIRKGAIWWFAQKKGNHNLGELLLQAVVSPDTLRAGD
- a CDS encoding PRC-barrel domain-containing protein, translating into MAYTDRDTYGMYKNYGKEGKGPGPRLMGADTLIGEDVYNTRDEDLGDIKEIMLDMNNGKIAYAVLSFGGLMGMGDKLFAVPWGALTLDTENKRFILDVDKERLDSAPGFDKDDWPDMADTSWQNTINSYYGTKTYTESSRTKQPTDTPDTPYEQTPYTTIQSSGMDSGRVK
- a CDS encoding potassium transporter Kup → MTNQQMPSGHSLERQPLSLLCLAALGVVYGDIGTSPLYVMKTVFDPIHGLAVTESNVIGIISLIFWTIMIVVSLKYVTLILRADNHGEGGIMALLSLASSSVTDRPRLHNILFLIGAFGAALFFGDGVITPAISVLSAVEGLEVATPLLQPYVLPITVVVLIALFMLQQRGTGGIGALFGPVMVIWFVSLGLVGLINIAGAPQIVAAFNPMYAFAFCISNGWLAFIALGAVVLAVTGGEALYADMGHFGAKPIRLAWYGGVLPALTLNYLGQGALLLANPAAISNPFFLLFPSWALYGAVGLATAATVIASQSVISGVFSVTRQAIQLGFLPRMQIRHTSERKIGQIYIPFVNWTLLSVVLMAVLGFGSSSNLASAYGVAVTTTMVIETTLTFFVLRYVWNYPFLLGILVTAFFLAIDSAFFSATILKVAQGGWFPLVIGSVIFFIMITWSRGRQMLVDHLRSVAIPLQSFLESLIAHPPTRVAGTSVFLTANPDGVPHALLHNLAHNQVLHERVVFLTVTYQETPWVPVEQRISIKPLMENCYQITVRYGFKDEANLPYALELCEPHGLVFEPLRTSYFLSREIVVPSPGTGMSLWRERLFAAMVRNASNAAEYFKLPANRVLELGARVEI
- a CDS encoding exonuclease SbcCD subunit D C-terminal domain-containing protein: MKLFHTSDWHIGRTLYGRKRYEEFEAFLTWLAETIQRNEIDVLLVAGDIFDTSAPSNRAQELYYRFLWKIAASPCRHVVIVAGNHDSPSFLNAPRALLKALDVHVIGSPSASLEDEVLVLRNEQGVPELIVCAVPYLRDKDIRVAEAGESVEDKERKLLVGIRDHYAAIAALAEQKRVELGVDIPIVATGHLFAAGGQTIEGDGVRDLYVGSLAQVSAGIFPECFNYLALGHLHVPQKVNGSEIMRYSGSPLPMGFGEARQQKSVCQVEFHSTAASVQLIDVPVFQKLERIKGDWDSISTQIRKLSETGSQAWLEVIYEGEEVIGDLRERLEIAITDTQMEILRVKNNPVIDRVLGKIHEEETLDDLSVNDVFERCLTVHEVPEDQRPELLRAYQEALSSLYEDDMQAE